One genomic window of Coffea eugenioides isolate CCC68of chromosome 1, Ceug_1.0, whole genome shotgun sequence includes the following:
- the LOC113765461 gene encoding uncharacterized protein LOC113765461, translated as MADGTRMKTMEEQLRRQDSRLQGILESLAADKQIMEDRLDAVSGELSNKLDAFMVAISQQLSSVNRGNSEKGLLSSPEGSHSRNSDMGTREQGEKTVRSTFHASTPKLEIPAFRGDNPREWIRKLRRYFQLLHIPLEQWMELTEFHLEGKAEVWYQGFKSTRGNKVDWMEFSGELCKRFGALGQMDPVEEFNKLQLSTTVLAYQEKFEELLSEVMSRAPLLPENYYISCFLSGLPDELRSMVKTHDPKTLSKAFELARLQENAFEAYHKKHKPPQKSGFAGNTTQTAAQYTAPHTKPVIANAVKKQNPQSFRKITPAELQYRREHHLCFRCGEKFGPGHQCKQKEIHLLVAIDDSPDDLVEGEMIEYKGAQSTKGIEMEIHALTGKMTYNTIKLQGSFKRTPLSILVDGGSTHSFVKNSVARLYPELVQSIKPFRVRVANGEYLTCDKMIPNMSWTMQGKQFTHDMFVINLEPYDVIIGVDWMAAHSPITFDFKQLNMSFDEKGERILLHGESKETVLKLPGDKAEKEGWSTRIWKHACGLQMKETQVNTVTQLDTDFQQSLGALLKDYKDVFGEPRSLPPSRNCDHQIPLVPNVKPFKIAPYRYPHNQKNEIERQVKDMLSSGIIQLSHSPFASPVLLVKKKDGTWRFCVDYRQLNDLTIKDKFPIPIIDDLLDELYGAKLFSKIDLRAGYHQVRMIIADIPKTAFKTHLGLYEFTVMPFGLTNAPATFQSLMNHVFEPYLRKFVLVFFDDILVYSPDPDTHLLHLKTVLETLQAHSLFAKLSKCVFGQSQVEYLGHVISGDGVQADSSKVKSMMDWPAPTSVKALRGFLGLTGYYRRFVRGYGLVAKPLTELLKKENFHWNEQAELAFQKLKQLMSSTPVLTLPNFSLPFILETDASHKAIGAVLMQQGRPIAYLSQALGLKNLGLSIYEKELLSLITAVSKWRHYLLGNHFIIKTDHQSLKYLLEQKITTPLQQKWLTKLLGLDYEIQYKRGKENLVADALSRRGYEEDSSTHSLSVMKPAWLAEVLESYREDSAVIKLIEALTITPNSLPNYSFDRGLLRYKGRIYIGASGSLRQKLITCFHDSHLGGHSGNLGTYQRLKGPFFWPGMKREVEGWVQQCDVCKRSKVENCKTPGLLQPLPVPEQAWQHIAMDFIEGLPKSQGYEGILVVIDRFTKYCHLLALPSKYTAQSVASMYFDNIYKLHGLPLSIVSDRDRLFTSMFWQELFGKLGTELHYSTAYHPQTDGQTERLNRCVETYLRCLCFQQPHKWKFLLAAAEWWYNTNHHTALKMTPFQALYGYPPSQLGLDTLETPVAAVEQWLGDRRKWNELLRGNLIKAQNRMKQFADKDRIERSFQVGDWVYLKLQPYRQTSVAIRKNLKLSSKYYGPYKILQKVGNAAYKLELPAGSLIHPTFHVSLLKPSATNRVVTQELPLTTAEGQIKIAPESVLDTREIIRKKQKMTQVLIKWVNLGTEDSTWEDVTTWTAFQNKYSRSASSDPKVNHCLFLQEGKPVQFWYMDAFSKAISPDGEHKTNQPGHRYPRSFILNHSGGESIKEKLLSQLEELIYRNLGSWSKHDSVELKRAFSMMVCKFTSRQLFGRDAERLRQSTAEKLTNFIQVLMSFPLNIPGTRFHKKSTLREIVKEKQASLDDKMHEGDILSQFVKDMKTEKFAQEDFVVKILFSTLFATTETNSSIISLALKLLSENPSAIEQLQVEHEEILRNRPKSSSSVTWDEYKSMTFTLQLIHETVRIASISPGLLRRATKDVEVNG; from the exons ATGGCAGATGGAACTCGAATGAAAACTATGGAAGAACAACTACGCAGGCAAGATAGCAGACTCCAAGGAATTCTGGAATCCCTAGCAGCAGACAAACAAATTATGGAAGATAGGTTGGATGCAGTAAGCGGGGAGCTGAGCAATAAATTAGATGCGTTCATGGTGGCCATTTCTCAGCAGCTTTCCAGTGTGAACCGAGGGAATTCTGAGAAGGGATTATTGAGCTCTCCAGAGGGAAGTCACTCCAGGAACTCTGACATGGGGACTCGAGAGCAAGGAGAGAAAACTGTCAGGAGCACCTTCCATGCTAGCACACCTAAATTAGAAATTCCAGCGTTCAGGGGAGACAATCCCCGGGAATGGATCAGGAAACTTCGGAGGTATTTCCAGCTTCTACACATTCCTTTGGAGCAGTGGATGGAGCTAACGGAATTCCATTTAGAAGGGAAAGCAGAGGTGTGGTATCAAGGATTCAAATCTACTAGAGGTAACAAGGTGGATTGGATGGAGTTTTCGGGAGAATTGTGCAAGCGTTTTGGAGCATTGGGACAAATGGATCCAGTGGAGGAATTCAATAAATTGCAGCTTTCCACCACAGTCTTAGCCTACCAGGAAAAATTTGAGGAGCTACTCTCTGAGGTAATGAGTCGAGCACCTCTCCTCCCAGAAAATTAttacatttcatgttttttgAGTGGACTACCAGATGAGTTACGGTCAATGGTGAAGACTCACGACCCTAAGACTCTATCCAAAGCATTCGAGCTGGCCAGATTGCAAGAGAATGCCTTTGAAGCTTACCACAAGAAGCACAAACCTCCCCAAAAATCTGGTTTCGCAGGGAATACTACACAGACTGCTGCTCAATATACCGCGCCTCATACCAAGCCTGTTATTGCCAATGCTGTCAAGAAACAGAATCCTCAAAGCTTCAGAAAAATCACACCCGCAGAGCTGCAGTACAGGAGGGAGCACCATCTTTGCTTTAGGTGCGGGGAGAAGTTTGGTCCAGGACACCAATGTAAGCAGAAGGAAATCCATCTGCTGGTGGCAATAGACGACAGTCCTGATGATCTGGTGGAAGGGGAGATGATCGAGTACAAGGGAGCACAATCAACCAAGGGTATAGAAATGGAGATACATGCGTTAACAGGGAAAATGACTTACAACACCATCAAGCTGCAAGGGAGTTTCAAACGGACACCACTATCAATTCTGGTTGATGGAGGAAGCACTCATAGCTTTGTCAAAAACTCTGTGGCACGACTCTACCCAGAGCTGGTCCAGTCTATCAAGCCTTTCAGAGTCAGGGTGGCAAATGGGGAGTATTTGACCTGCGACAAGATGATCCCAAACATGAGCTGGACAATGCAAGGTAAACAGTTCACTCATGATATGTTTGTCATTAACTTGGAGCCGTATGATGTGATCATAGGGGTAGACTGGATGGCGGCACACAGCCCCATCACATTCGACTTCAAGCAGCTGAACATGTCCTTTGATGAGAAAGGGGAGAGGATTCTTCTGCATGGAGAATCCAAGGAGACTGTTCTCAAACTCCCTGGTGATAAGGCTGAGAAGGAGGGATGGAGTACCAGAATTTGGAAGCATGCATGCGGACTGCAAATGAAGGAGACTCAGGTAAACACTGTCACTCAGCTGGACACTGATTTTCAACAGTCCTTAGGTGCTCTGCTTAAAGACTACAAAGATGTATTTGGTGAACCACGGTCCCTTCCCCCTTCCAGAAACTGTGACCATCAAATTCCCCTAGTACCTAATGTCAAACCTTTCAAGATAGCACCATATAGGTACCCTCAcaaccaaaaaaatgaaatagaaagGCAGGTGAAGGACATGCTTAGTAGTGGAATTATCCAGCTTAGCCATAGTCCGTTCGCCTCTCCAGTTctattagtaaaaaaaaaagatggaacTTGGAGATTTTGTGTTGACTACAGACAACTAAATGACCTGACTATCAAGGATAAATTCCCAATACCTATCATTGATGATTTACTTGATGAACTGTATGGAGCCAAGCTCTTTTCTAAAATAGATCTAAGAGCTGGATACCATCAGGTCAGGATGATCATTGCTGACATTCCAAAAACAGCTTTCAAAACTCACCTTGGATTGTATGAGTTCACTGTTATGCCCTTTGGTCTTACTAATGCACCCGCAACCTTTCAAAGCCTGATGAACCATGTCTTTGAACCTTACCTGAGGAAGTTTGTGTTAGTATTCTTTGATGACATCCTTGTATACAGTCCAGACCCAGACACTCATCTTTTGCACCTCAAAACTGTCCTAGAAACACTCCAAGCTCATTCTCTTTTTGCCAAGCTTTCCAAATGCGTCTTTGGACAGTCACAAGTAGAGTATTTGGGACATGTTATCAGTGGAGATGGAGTGCAGGCAGATTCTTCAAAAGTCAAGAGCATGATGGATTGGCCTGCCCCTACGTCAGTGAAAGCATTAAGAGGTTTTTTGGGACTGACGGGGTACTACAGGAGGTTTGTGAGGGGATATGGACTTGTTGCCAAGCCACTTACTGAACTCTTGAAGAAGGAAAACTTCCATTGGAATGAGCAGGCTGAGCTAGCTTTTCAAAAACTGAAGCAGCTAATGAGCAGTACACCAGTCCTAACTCTTCCTAATTTCTCTTTACCTTTTATCCTAGAAACCGATGCTAGTCATAAGGCTATTGGTGCAGTCCTAATGCAGCAGGGAAGGCCTATTGCCTATCTCAGTCAAGCTCTGGGACTTAAGAACCTGGGACTATCCATATACGAGAAGGAGTTGCTGTCCCTTATTACAGCTGTTTCCaagtggagacattacctgCTGGGCAACCATTTCATCATAAAGACAGATCACCAGAGCTTAAAGTACCTACTAGAGCAGAAGATAACCACTCCCCTGCAGCAAAAGTGGCTTACTAAGTTGCTAGGACTGGACTATGAAATACAGTACAAGAGAGGTAAGGAAAATCTTGTGGCTGATGCACTGTCCAGGAGAGGCTATGAAGAAGATAGCTCTACACACAGTCTCTCAGTCATGAAACCTGCGTGGCTAGCTGAGGTTCTGGAAAGCTACCGAGAGGATAGTGCAGTGATTAAGCTAATCGAAGCCTTGACAATTACACCTAACTCTCTTCCAAATTACTCTTTTGATAGGGGATTACTCAGGTATAAAGGCAGGATTTACATTGGAGCGTCAGGGAGCTTGCGACAGAAGCTGATAACTTGCTTTCATGACTCGCACCTTGGAGGACACTCAGGCAATCTGGGAACCTATCAGAGGTTGAAGGGACCATTCTTCTGGCCAGGAATGAAGAGAGAGGTAGAAGGTTGGGTGCAGCAATGTGATGTCTGTAAGAGGAGCAAGGTAGAAAATTGCAAAACACCAGGCCTACTGCAACCACTTCCTGTCCCTGAGCAAGCATGGCAGCACATTGCAATGGACTTCATTGAAGGATTACCTAAATCTCAAGGATATGAAGGAATACTAGTGGTCATTGATAGGTTTACCAAATACTGCCACCTCTTAGCACTACCCTCCAAGTATACAGCACAATCAGTAGCTAGCATGTACTTTGATAACATCTACAAGTTGCACGGATTACCCCTGAGCATTGTATCAGACAGGGATAGGCTGTTTACTAGCATGTTTTGGCAGGAATTGTTTGGGAAGCTGGGTACTGAGCTGCACTACTCCACTGCATACCACCCTCAGACAGATGGGCAGACAGAAAGGCTGAACAGGTGCGTTGAGACATACTTGAGGTGTCTTTGTTTCCAACAACCTCACAAATGGAAGTTCTTACTAGCAGCTGCCGAATGGTGGTACAATACCAACCATCACACAGCCTTGAAAATGACTCCTTTTCAGGCTCTGTATGGTTATCCACCCTCTCAATTAGGCCTAGATACCTTAGAGACCCCAGTAGCCGCTGTGGAACAGTGGTTGGGGGATAGGAGGAAGTGGAATGAATTGCTGAGGGGAAATCTAATCAAGGCTCAAAATCGAATGAAGCAGTTTGCTGACAAGGACAGAATTGAAAGGAGTTTCCAGGTAGGTGACTGGGTATACTTGAAATTGCAGCCTTACAGGCAAACTTCAGTAGCAATCAGGAAGAATCTGAAGTTATCTTCCAAGTACTATGGGCCGTATAAGATCCTTCAAAAGGTTGGAAATGCAGCCTATAAGCTAGAGTTACCTGCTGGTTCTTTGATACATCCTACCTTCCATGTTTCCTTGCTCAAACCATCTGCAACAAATCGTGTTGTGACTCAGGAGTTACCCTTGACTACTGCTGAGGGGCAGATTAAAATTGCCCCGGAAAGTGTACTTGATACTCGTGAAATCATAAGGAAAAAACAGAAGATGACTCAAGTGTTGATCAAGTGGGTGAACTTAGGCACGGAAGACTCAACTTGGGAGGATGTCACA ACATGGACCgcttttcaaaacaaatatagCAGGTCAGCCTCAAGTGATCCAAAAGTGAACCACTGTCTCttcttgcaagaaggaaaaccAGTGCAGTTCTGGTACATGGATGCATTCTCCAAGGCTATTTCTCCAGATGGAGAACACAAAACAAATCAACCTGGCCATCGCTACCCGAGAAGCTTCATACTAAATCACTCTGGCGGGGAGTCTATTAAGGAAAAGTTGCTTTCCCAGTTAGAAGAATTGATTTACAGAAATTTGGGCAGCTGGTCCAAACATGATTCCGTTGAACTTAAACGTGCATTTTCAATG ATGGTGTGCAAGTTTACATCAAGGCAACTGTTTGGACGTGATGCTGAAAGACTTCGACAAAGTACAGCTGAGAAATTGACCAACTTTATACAAGTTCTCATGTCATTTCCTTTGAATATTCCCGGAACAAGATTTCACAA GAAAAGTACATTACGGGAGATAGTAAAGGAGAAGCAGGCTTCACTTGATGATAAGATGCATGAAGGAGACATTCTTAGTCAATTCGTAAAAGATATGAAGACGGAAAAATTTGCACAGGAAGATTTTGTTGTCAAGATCTTATTTTCTACTTTGTTTGCCACCACTGAAACAAATTCTTCAATAATTTCATTAGCTCTCAAACTACTTTCTGAAAATCCTTCAGCAATAGAACAATTGCAG GTTGAGCATGAAGAAATCCTTAGGAATAGACCAAAATCAAGTTCTTCAGTCACTTGGGATGAGTACAAGTCGATGACATTCACACTCCAA TTAATTCATGAAACCGTAAGAATAGCAAGCATCAGTCCTGGACTTCTTCGTAGAGCCACAAAAGATGTTGAAGTGAATGGGTAG
- the LOC113765452 gene encoding protein FAR1-RELATED SEQUENCE 5-like: protein MGQDGVLKTHDMVQETEKGKMGMDGCGRLMSFDLNQEPECDRDTCSEESGGSIGGHEDEEADELVGAIGVDDVMKLTFDTEEAGEFYNLYAKLSGFGIRKSNAKRDEDGISRFRKWVCCCEGYRNEKWFNYEDRKREAKAITRTGCGACFRVKYDTESVKYVVTRFIMEHNHPLASEASVQHLRSHRKVSDAEYAQAKSLKLVGARICQIMKHFVIKAGGYSNVGFCIKDLYNRMDEERRKDIFNGDAEGALGFLAAKKDADDMFFYKYHVDNEGKLARLFWADSKSRVDFSVFGDVLVFDTTYKTNKYRKPLVVLAGVNNHLNSTIFGCALLSDERIETYEWVLSTFVEAMKGRKPVAVMTDGDSAMRRAIKNLLPDACHRLCSWHLHRNARSNIRCEEFNNRLYDLMARKFSTLEFEDRWARLVNECGVVENEWVKKLYRRRRLWAEAYLRGHFFAGMRSTQRCEKMNAFLNEYLNEKMRLYEFVRSFDLAIAWLRHTESKAVHTSENTKPVLTTILPELEGSAAVVFTRNVFFMVRKHLNRQGLLISEGWSEDGGSRTYYYSKYGGHEISWRVVYDRSMEKLICSCMKFESKGIPCAHMFRVMVVEGMNRIPEACISKRLTKGVYSTNNGMKAFVADEQLTQMARYGTLKSSCNSMCYYASYMDDAFNDLQQMFDKHSVDLKEKWIESGYGGDGFAMDSRVMNDRSRRTFGLLDPRVSRCKGDHKHAETKKKRKCGHCRQATTNEHAHTKRIRTTQQFMMIIWKIVWMNRWKNQLKLVRGGATQANGEDKHLHHKHAVAVEGTQVTNKEVQEKDEAQLL, encoded by the exons ATGGGGCAGGATGGGGTGCTTAAAACTCATGACATGGTGCAGGAAACAGAGAAGGGAAAAATGGGGATGGATGGTTGCGGCAGGTTAATGTCATTTGACCTTAACCAAGAACCTGAGTGTGACCGAGACACATGCAGTGAAGAAAGCGGTGGTTCAATAGGAGGACACGAAGATGAGGAGGCAGATGAATTGGTGGGCGCAATAGGCGTGGATGACGTAATGAAATTAACATTTGACACGGAAGAAGCTGGGGAATTTTATAATTTGTATGCGAAACTAAGCGGATTTGGGATTCGTAAAAGTAATGCCAAACGAGATGAAGATGGCATTTCAAGATTTAGAAAATGGGTATGTTGCTGTGAAGGTTATAGGAATGAAAAGTGGTTTAATTATGAAGACCGGAAAAGAGAAGCAAAAGCAATCACAAGGACCGGGTGTGGGGCTTGCTTTCGCGTGAAATATGACACAGAATCGGTAAAGTATGTGGTGACACGTTTCATTATGGAGCACAATCACCCGCTGGCATCAGAGGCAAGTGTGCAACACCTTAGGTCGCATAGAAAAGTGAGCGATGCAGAATATGCGCAGGCAAAAAGTCTAAAGTTGGTTGGGGCCAGAATATGCCAGATAATGAAACATTTTGTTATCAAAGCCGGAGGGTATAGTAACGTGGGATTTTGCATTAAGGATCTGTATAACCGAATGGACGAGGAACGTAGAAAAGATATTTTTAATGGCGATGCAGAAGGGGCACTTGGGTTCTTGGCAGCGAAGAAGGATGccgatgacatgttcttttatAAATATCATGTAGATAACGAAGGAAAATTGGCAAGGTTGTTTTGGGCAGATTCTAAATCTCGTGTGGACTTCAGTGTATTTGGAGATGTATTGGTGTTTGATACaacatacaaaacaaataaataccgCAAGCCACTAGTTGTACTTGCAGGGGTAAACAACCATTTGAACAGTACTATTTTCGGCTGTGCACTGTTATCAGATGAGAGGATTGAAACATATGAATGGGTGCTAAGTACATTTGTAGAGGCTATGAAAGGTAGAAAGCCAGTAGCAGTGATGACAGATGGGGACAGTGCAATGCGAAGAGCGATAAAGAATCTTCTCCCGGATGCTTGTCACAGGCTATGTTCGTGGCACTTGCATAGGAATGCACGGAGTAATATTCGCTGCGAGGAGTTTAATAACAGGTTGTATGACCTGATGGCGAGAAAGTTTAGCACTCTTGAGTTTGAGGATCGCTGGGCTAGGTTAGTTAATGAATGTGGGGTGGTAGAGAATGAGTGGGTGAAGAAGTTGTACCGTAGGAGAAGGTTATGGGCAGAGGCCTATTTACGCGGTCATTTTTTTGCAGGTATGAGAAGCACTCAAAGGTGTGAGAAAATGAATGCTTTTTTGAATGAGTACTTGAATGAAAAAATGCGACTATATGAATTCGTTAGAAGTTTTGATTTGGCAATAGCATGGCTTCGACATACTGAGAGCAAAGCAGTTCACACAAGCGAAAACACAAAACCAGTCTTAACCACAATCCTGCCCGAATTAGAGGGGAGCGCAGCGGTGGTGTTTACAAGGAATGTGTTCTTCATGGTGAGGAAGCATTTGAACAGGCAGGGACTTCTAATTTCTGAGGGCTGGAGCGAGGATGGAGGGAGTCGTACATATTATTACTCGAAATATGGTGGACACGAAATTAGTTGGAGGGTGGTTTATGATAGGTCAATGGAGAAGCTAATCTGCTCTTGCATGAAATTCGAGTCAAAGGGGATTCCTTGTGCTCACATGTTTCGCGTGATGGTGGTAGAAGGAATGAACAGGATCCCAGAAGCATGCATTTCGAAGCGGTTGACAAAGGGAGTTTACAGTACTAATAATGGAATGAAAGCATTTGTTGCAGACGAACAGCTGACACAAATGGCCAGATATGGCACTTTAAAGTCGAGCTGTAATAGTATGTGTTACTATGCGTCCTACATGGATGATGCGTTTAATGACCTGCAGCAGATGTTTGACAAGCATTCTGTGGACCTAAAGGAGAAGTGGATTGAAAGTGGATATGGGGGAGACGGATTTGCAATGGATTCAAGAGTGATGAACGATAGAAGTAGAAGAACATTCGGGCTGTTAGATCCCAGGGTGTCCCGGTGTAAAGGTGATCACAAGCATGcagaaacaaagaagaaaagaaagtgtgGTCATTGCAG GCAGGCCACAACCAACGAACATGCCCATACAAAAAGAATTCGCACAACACAGCAGTTCATGATGATCATATGGAAAATTGTTTGGATGAATCGCTGGAAAAATCAATTGAAATTGGTACGGGGTGGAGCGACTCAGGCGAATGGAGAGGACAAGCATTTGCACCACAAGCATGCGGTAGCGGTGGAAGGGACACAGGTGACCAACAAAGAAGTCCAGGAGAAAGATGAGGCACAACTGCTGTGA